The sequence ACTTCTCAACATGCTTAAAGAACCAAGGCTTGTAGTAGTGACCTATGCGATTGATCTAGCAGACATGTAAACATACAAAGGGTCTTAATGCGAATGTTCACCTTTCAGCTATTAAAACAATgctcataaatatttaataataataatctaattatAATCTTAACTGACAATGTTGCTGAGTGCTCTGGGATGGTCAGAAGCACGTCATTTGCATGTGGTTGTGAGTTTTTATGACATGGCAGATGTACTTGTTACTCAGACCATGACAAAAGAGACAGACCGTTTTGGTCAACGTTTTAAACTTTtcctattaaaataatattcttAGATCACCAATACACCTTTTATacttattactattattatttgctAGCACACAGAAAATAGAGATGGGGCTAAATCATTTTTAGCCTTTTTAGATTAGATCCTGAACATATGGCATCTTTGGACCAGATTAAATCTAAATCACATTCTTAAAGCAGCTGTTTTGCCAGTGTGGTGATCTCACCTGCTTAAATAAACTGCACCAAAGAGGAAAACCCCCCAGGGTACGATTCAACCAGACTGAATGCTGCATTCTACTTTAATATATGAAGCAAAGCATATAAACAGCCCAAGTATGAACATGATCTCACCTTGTCAGGCTCGGCGTGGTCGGTCATAACGCCGGTCATAATAACGGCCTCGTTGAGTGAATACTGTAACCCCTCCACGAAATGGTTCTCTTTGTTAGCCGACTCTTCTGCAAACACCTTACAGATGGCATCCAAACCCTTCACGGCTTTGTACTGCAGCCTCACCCACTGCCGAGCTGGAATAATCCGAATCTCAGCTGCCACCAAGAAGCCCAGGGTTCCACAGGACCACGGGACTGAATAAAACAGCTCCGGGTTTTCTTTCTGCCTCACAAGAAGACCATTTACAGGGAAAGGTAAATGCATATGTCTACAAAATACTAGTATACAAAGCATACTAGTTATGAACAGTACTTAGTCTAATTAGAAGCAACCGACAATGAATAATGactacattaaataataatgaagaagATACCGGTTTTATATTCCTCTTTCCATGcttcttttcattctttctctccctatctgtctctctaaGTGATTTTCTTTATTCGTTTTTGTATGATTTCAGACTATGCCATCATGGTCATCAACAAGTAAGGGCtaaacaaactcacacacaagaaaaaaaatcaaactcgTACCTCAGTGCAGCGAACCAGACTGCCATCTGCCAGGACCAGCTCAAAAGCCACACAGATGTGTTGGAAAAGACCATAAATATGAGACGAGGACTCGATCCCTGTGCCCATTACCAAACCAcctgagagagacaaagagaaatagagagagagagagagagagagagagagagagagacagagagagagagcgagtaaAGTGAATTGGGAAAATGTCATCAGGACTTGCATTTAAGAGCATTCGATCATGCGTACTTTTTCCAATTAGAAACTTTTAACGTCCACACCTTCGTAGTGCATGTATTCCTGTGTGTAATGTCTTTCCAGAAGAATATATGATTaaaggaaagagaaaacagGGTTGTGCTCTTTTGCTTCCCCACACAGCTGCTCTCTGTAGGCCTCCAAATGAatttgcagcagcagcagcagtggaaaCCATTAACTGGACAGCGGGCACAATTTCTGCTACCCATAAACGCTTTTAGTAGAACAGGCCATTTCCGCACCCAATCTAACCTAACGCACTGAAACAGGGCCATTACTCATTCATAACCCAATTAGGAGTAGCCTCTGATGCACCACATGAGACACACAATATCGACCAGCAAAGAAATATtgcatatacacactccacttAAAGCTGTGATACTGCATCGAGTCAATACACCGGGGGAAGGGacaaagagtgagtgagagacagaaagcggATAAAATAATGCTGACAGGCTTTGTCTGAAAAGGCATGGCAGGACAAACTGGTCTGAATTTTTTATCCAGGTTGGTGGACGTACCTACTGTGAGATCATCAAGCTCAGGTAATACAGGTAGCGTCCAGCCGATGGAATTCAATAAGGCTGTCACCTGACCCATGTTTACCAATGGCTCCACACGTACCACCTAAAGAGAGatgtcacacatcacacacattgtacacaacCTGCTCCCATTCCTGACCAAACTAAACACGATGCTTTAATCAAATCTGTTACATTAAACCATGTATCTGAATGAAAGACATCTCCTGAGCACCACTGGCTTAAATGTACAAACATGTAAGTGCTTTTAGTTACAAACTAAATCCAGTGAAACATTATCTTTAATGTTGTTATGTGCAAGCTTTACTCTGATTGCCCTGTGGATTTGTAGTCAGATCCCACCTGTCGTTTTGTGTCCACCTCTAGGATATCCATCATATTGATTTTTATATTCTTGTGAGTCTTCTTATATTTCCCCACCCTCAGAGACACGGTCAGCCAGCCAGGACGTCCAGTACACATATATGCCTTTCCTCCGTCCTTCTTCCACTCACGAACctgaaaagcaaaaataaatcctTTATAGGGAGCGGCGAATACTAAATTTacagctttaaagaaaaataaaggatTGGCATAGGAAGTAAATTCATCTTCATAGATTGAGATATAGAAGCTTCAGCCTCAGATGTTCCACCCACTCAGATGATCCACCCACTACAATCTAATGCATTTTGTTCAGTTTACTTGGTCACGACAATTAGAATCTCGCTGGCTAATCACATGATTTGAGTGTTTTTTCGAATCACTGCTTCTGGGAAGCAAAGTTTTTCAGAACAAAGTGATAATAAAAAGCTTTTCAGAGAACGTCCAGCAAAATAGATCCCAAAGTGTTACCCAGAAGCTAGAGGAAAAGTTTTCACAATCGCCTTCAGCTACAATGCTTGGTGATTGGTCTTTTGTAATGTCAATCAAATGGTCACTTTTAAATAACAGATGGCCAGAGAAACTACCAGATAGTTAGAAGGCTAGCATCCCTGACCACTTACGTGTACAGAACCTTCTCAACTACAGTTTTTCTTCCTCACAAAAGGACAAAAAGGTATACTTATTCAAGACTATCAGCAAACACCCAGTTGACTTGAACCTGAAAACCAACCAGATGCTAATTAGTTTACGACATCACCTAGCGACTTGATACTTTCCCCTGAAACGAGATGGGAACTGTGTACACTGTGTACTAGAGCAGAGGTTTCAAAATCCACTCACTACAATCCCCCCACCCCAAACTGTGTTTACATTCTGCCCCAGCTCCAGTCACTCATGAATCAGCAAACAACAGTTTGTAGACCTTGGATTAAAATAGGTTTGTTGAATGGCCAGTGGTTTTATATTGGGAACCTCTGTAGTGAAGAAAAACATGCATTATAAAGAAAACAGGAACCGATTATAATGTCCATTTGGTTAACAATGGCCTAGAGGTCTAGTGAGTCTTGAATCCTGTGTGGTAGAAAAGTAATAAGAATTCCCATCTTGACTAAAGACACCCATGCAATACATGTGAAAGACATCACATATAGATTTTATACcgactgtccactttattaggaacatctgtacatctGCATGTAGTACATGAagttcatgcagttatctaatcagccaatcatgtggcagtagaATAATGAAAGAAACCATACAGGGCAAGAGCTTCAAAAGCTCAGAAGTACAAAACATGGGCgtcactaggccatttttaggggggctttagcccccttaacatttctactcagccctcctaaaattctgcaattcttcataaactgtacacaagttcatgatcgcctcagtcccctttaaatttcatatgaaaacagcgGCAGACTTTGGCTCTTCCccatctttcagcgcgttcttcaatccacagaccgccaacattcagtactcaaatgttatacacatctatgcaatacagtggaatgctgcaataagtttaccatcctaccctgttagtcaaacgtttattttatttatttatttgtttaattattttattttattttttttattttttttactattataccttCATTGGGGGCTGATCCttccttaaatgaaaattctagaaccGCCCCTGgtacaaaacatcaaaccttgaagtggatgagctacaacgtCTCAAAGACCACACTCctatcagccaagaacaagaatatgAGGCATCATGGGCATACACTTGTTGAATATTGATTATTAGTTTCAGGACAATAAAGTTGTCAATAAacacctggtctttttccagtcttgaTCTACCCAGTTTCAGAAAGCATGTGCTCATGATAACCTTAGATTCTTGCTCTTGGCTAAAAAGGAGTGTAACCTGTTCTGCTGCTGTCGTCCATCCACCTCAATGTGGcatgcattctgagatgcttttctgctcacaacagttgtaaagagtgattattattataaagaattATTATAGACATCCTTTCAGTTCAGACCAGTCAGATCATCCTCCTCTGAATTCTCTCATCAAAAGACAGCAGATCATCCactcacaggatgttttttttttttttttttttttggtttttcacaccattctgtgtaaactctagagactgtgtAAAAATTCCAGGTCAGGATgccagtttctgaaatactcaaaccagcctgtctggtaCCATGAACCacgccacagttaaagtcacagaaatCATACTTTTTCctgattctgatgtttgatgtaaacattatctgaagctcttgacctgtgtgtgtaactgactGATTGGATAACAGCAATAAATGAACAcgtgtgcaggtgttcctagtGGAcagtgaacgtgtgtgtgtatctacaccgAATGATTAATTCACACAGATGTGCCAGATGTGCCAGATGTGATCGTACCTGTCTCTGGATGTCTCGGACCCGCTGGTTGTGCAGCTTCGGCGCTGAACACATCTTAAAGATGATCCAAGCTCGCACATAATAGTAAGCATCAAACACCACGGACAAGGGCAGAAGGAAAAGGCAAACAAAAATCCATCTCTGGTGAATTATAACATAATCTAGGCCCTTTATCCTGATccataaaagaaacaaaataaccaAAGTACCGAGATACGGCACCGGATCCATTTGGAATAGaaacaaacaactaaaaaaGAATATGATCACCTATTGTAAATCCACTAAATATAACATTTAGACCTTGGCTTATTTATACTAGCTCTTTTAAGGACTACCTTTACAAGTTGCGTTAAAACGTGCAACCGCAAATTTTGCCTCCTACATTTATTTTGCGTGATTTTTTCACCCTGTGTAGGGCTGAACACCAAACCGCAACCTATTCCCTACAAGAAGATCCTAGATGCGTCATCAAATAATGAGTTCTGAACCATAGCTAGTGCACTGTGAATAAAATAGGAAGCTGTTTTGGACGCAGCCTAGGTGAGAAAATAATCCACGCCTCCACAAAGCACTGATTGGTCACTGGTGCGTCAATTACGCCTTCTCCAGTTGTTGCGTGTGGACTTTTTGAACCAATAGGAATCAAGGAGAACAATCGGACCATTGCCTCAGTCCGGCGTGATCCTTATCGTGTGTCTTGAAAATAGGTGATAAAATGCGTGAAagggaaataaaatataacttaCATTCAGCTTCACAGAtattaaaatggaaagaatatGCAACATTCATTCACGACATGGTGTATtagtgttgattttttttaacttatgaAATaatatgtgatatatatatatatatatatatatatatatatatatatatatatatatgatatataatatgTCGAGTGACATTATAAAAGGTGGATGTTTGTTTGATGGTGCGCGCACGTGATTGTTAGAAAAGTCGGCGCGTGTAAAGCGCGTGAACTACAGTAAACAGTGGGGTGGGGCGAGTGGACACATGCACACGCCACTTGGCTGGTGTGTAACGGTACACGTTACGCCCTGAACACCCAAATGAAGCGAGCAGGAGGCGCGGAGAGGACTGATTGAATGGCACATTTCAGCCGCGAAGcacttctttccttttcttaatCATGCCTAATCGGAATAAATCGGAGTGATGCTTTTGGCCGTGCTCGTGAGCACTTTTCAGAGACTCATCATGAGAACTCATCAAGGGAACTCTTGGCATCCGGTTTCGAATTGTAGCCGAAACAAATCTTTAGAGGAAAGAAATTAGTTACATTTGTAGTTATAGTCACACGGGGAAAGATGGGATTTTGTAACTTTTAAGGAAGTTTTTAAGGAGCTCGCCTCGcgcgcacgcgcgcgcgcatgagagagagtgtgagacagagagagagagagagagagagagagagagaaagaaagcggTCGCTACGGGCGACAGGAGCGCGACTGAAATTCGGCGATGCCGTCTCTGCATCATGCCGCCGTGTTCATTGGCGTCTTCCTCATCGTCACCGGCGGCTCGACCGCTTTCCTCACGTCTAGCCAGAGCAGACTGCAGGCGTTCAGCCTGTGCTGCGTGGTGTTAGGCGCAGTCATGCTCATCCTTGGCCTCTTTTGGGCCATGAACAGCAAGAGCCGTCAGGGCTCCTACACTAACGAATGCACGCACGACTACGGGCACGTGCTATTCAGCCCGCCGCCCGGGAGCCACTTCCCGGAGTCTCAGTCCATCTTCTTGCACAGGTAAACGTGTGATCTTCCCTCCACAAGCATGCATTATGTCCCAAATACCCCCTACAATTTTATGCATGCTTTATCAGTAAGTCATTTAAAagattatatacatacatatatatatatatatatatatatatatatatatatatatatatatatatatattatatatatatatatatatatatatatatatatatatagacatttTAATTACAACAGTCAGCACAACAAAACAGTGCtgataaaaaaagattattattacCCATTGAATGTGAATATACACTTATAATACACTAGATAACATTTGCATGAAtgcaatatattaaaaatacatatgCATGAtctttaaatgcatgtaccaTTTCTTTTACCAATCTTTTAGCatgtaccattttttttttaaatactatgCAACCCCATATCTTACACAATTCCATTCTGAATTACAAAATGGCCTAAAACTAATTCTTGCTGAGCAGAAATACACAGAAACTGTGCACAGATATAAATTCAGTTTATATCATTTTGAATAAAACTAAATTCGTGCGTctctttatgtttatttgtttgcccATGCAAATACTCCTATTATTAAAGCAGCCTGAAATGCTGTTTAGATTGATTTTGGTCATTGATTCTACTCATTGTTCTTAGTAATtcattttagtcattttttttttacttattgaTTTTGATCATCGA comes from Hemibagrus wyckioides isolate EC202008001 linkage group LG25, SWU_Hwy_1.0, whole genome shotgun sequence and encodes:
- the si:dkeyp-51f12.2 gene encoding uncharacterized protein si:dkeyp-51f12.2 → MPSLHHAAVFIGVFLIVTGGSTAFLTSSQSRLQAFSLCCVVLGAVMLILGLFWAMNSKSRQGSYTNECTHDYGHVLFSPPPGSHFPESQSIFLHRTLERQRRGLYGDDFDYPPMEPTCFSPAARAPPPHWEMEPPPPYEVAIKTTCSSTNMRRSYSDTLLPTEPLFSRSREISFEV
- the dhcr24 gene encoding delta(24)-sterol reductase, which translates into the protein MDPVPYLGTLVILFLLWIRIKGLDYVIIHQRWIFVCLFLLPLSVVFDAYYYVRAWIIFKMCSAPKLHNQRVRDIQRQVREWKKDGGKAYMCTGRPGWLTVSLRVGKYKKTHKNIKINMMDILEVDTKRQVVRVEPLVNMGQVTALLNSIGWTLPVLPELDDLTVGGLVMGTGIESSSHIYGLFQHICVAFELVLADGSLVRCTEKENPELFYSVPWSCGTLGFLVAAEIRIIPARQWVRLQYKAVKGLDAICKVFAEESANKENHFVEGLQYSLNEAVIMTGVMTDHAEPDKINRIGHYYKPWFFKHVEKYLKEDGTGVEYIPLRHYYHRHTRSIFWELQDIIPFGNNPLFRYLFGWMVPPKISLLKLTQGETIRRLYEQHHVVQDMLVPMKHIHKAISQFHQDIHVYPLWLCPFILPSRPGMVHPKGDQDELYVDIGAYGEPQAKHFEARASTRQLEKFVRDVHGFQMLYADVYMEREEFWEMFDGSLYHKLRKELDCEKAFPEVYNKICKAARH